The DNA region GAGGTCGTTGGAGAATCGCATGACTCTCAGTTTCAAAGTGGCCGAAGCCTAGACCTGCTCGGTGACTCTGCCAGTCGCTGACTGATTTCAATCACGAAGTCTAGACGATTGAATGCCCCTTGTCGAAAATTGAACTCAGGCGGGCTTGATTTGAGTGTGAGCGAGCCGTAGACCACGTGTTCGAGGTCCGTGGGCGACGTGTACCCACTCCCTCACTGAACCGTTACACCTTATATTAAGGGTTTTGTGGCTCTATCACGAGTTCGTCGAATGAGAGTGACACTGGCTCAGGAGCTTCTGCGAAGCTCTCATCAGGATGATCATCCTCAATCTCAAACTCCGCTTCCTTGGCTTCTAGCCAGCTCTGATATCGAGCCTTGCTCTGTCTGTACAGAGCTGAGTTCTTAAACATCGCAGCGAGCGCATACTCGTCGGAGATCGACTTCCAGCTCTGTCCACGATAGCGATGGAAGGCTCGAACAAGCGACTGGTCCGCAAACGTGATGCGAGGGATCATTTCGGAAACTCGCTGACGATTGCAGTTCGAGCCTGGCCACTTTTGGTTGATTGAATTGGAGATGGAGCCAAAGCTGATCCTAAGGCGGCCATTCTCCGAATCTCGAATTCCGATCAACAGCACGGTGACTACCTTTCGGGCAAGGTCCCAGCTCCATCGGGGCTTTGCCTGAACTTCAAGCATTCGACCTAGAACAGTGTTGACCATTTGCTCGATGTCCTCGTCCGAGTCTCCGAGCACCAGGGCCGACTTCTCAGAAGCTGTCTTTGTTGGTCTGAAATGCTCCTTCAGTTCGAACGATCTCCACAATGCGCGGATCGTATGCTCACGCGCTCGTAGCTCGGACTCAGTGATTGCTCCGATCCTCTTTGAGAGATCGAGAAGCGCTTGCTCACCACCGTCTTCCCCGAATAGGATCGCTGCCGCAAGAATTCCTCGCTTGCCAGCCATGTTGATCCACTCCCAGTGTCCGCCAGGCTCGTAGGCTTTGTCCCACACCAACCTTGCCCATTCGATGGTGCCCGCGGGATGATCGGATTGTTCAGCCATCGCAGACTCCTGATCCGCAGCGGCCTCTTCGCTGATCAGCTCATCCGATTCAGTCTGACCAAGCAACTCGGACATGAACCTCTCATGTTCAACCTCAATCTCACGGCGAACGCGTTTCCCCTCCTCGATGGATCGCAGGATCGCTGCCGCGATCTCATTCGCTGAGTGCTTCTCGATGATCGTGAGCGCCAGGTCACTCTCCACTAGGCGATGAAGATCGTAGCCTCGGCCCCTCATCTGTCTGATCAGGTCGTTAGCCGCCCTGGTGAACTCTTGGTTCGACATTGCAGACGAATCTCGCTCGGACCATGTCAAGCCCGATTTCATTAGTGAGATTTGCTCTTGTAGCGAGTGAAGCTCTCCAGCATCAACGTCGATCCACAAGCCCAGATCACCTGTTTTCGCATGGACGCCACCAGGCAGCCTGAGCAGCCCGTGCAAGTTGTCCTTGTCAACCCCAACGAACGATGATCCTCTGGCCGCTAGTGCGAGCTTAAGTCCCTCGCTGATCAGCGAAGCAAGGCTTGGGGGGACTGAGAGAGGGAGCGGAATCACCACCTGAACTCCTCGTGATCCTGTTCGAAACACGCGGTAGGGGAGTCCAGAGGCCTCAATCACTCGCTTCTGGGATCGGAGTTCTCTGAGCAGCCGATCCGAGTTGTAGTTGCGGAACACTCGATCCAGGTCGATATCGAACCGAAGCGCAGGCACGAAGTTGGGGACCATAGTCCCGTCGGCCCGAGGGTGATAATTCGCAATTGGTTTATCGGTGGTTCCCCTTGCAAACCAGCTCCTGCCCGTCAGATGCTTAAGCACATCCTGCAGCTTGATTCGTTGCCCTCGCCGAAAACCGTGCCTGGTCCGAATCTCAGACCCTTCAGATTCGAAGGTCCACCGATCTGGACTGATCTGTACACCCCAATCGCGGCGCTGGTGAATCTGCGCGAAGAGACCCTGGGCGATCTCGAAAGTTGTGGGCACGAGACGCTGATAGTCGGGCAGTCGGGGAGCGCGGAGGCGATGGATTTCTTCGAATCCGTCGGGGTCCGTATAGTAGGCGAATGGTCCGTCGCAATAGAAGAACAACCCCTGACCCAAATCTTGGCGCTCGGCATCGGGATCGATCCACATGAGGTGATTTTGTATCACCAGTTGTCATCTTCGAAAGCCTCGCCTTCGGCGATCCGCTCGACGAGGGAATCACGGTTTTCGACGGCGACTAGATACTCGCGGCGAGCAGCTTCTATTCTTTGACGGTTTCTGTTCGTTGGACTCTCGACATACGCAAATCGAGCTGCTTCTAGGTTGTCATTGGCAAGTCGCACCTGTTCGGTGACTTCGGCGAACTGTTCGTGCAGTGCCTTGTCCTGATTCATCATCTCCATCTCCTGAAATGGAGCGGGCCGCTGCGAGCTGGGGACTCGACAGCAGCCCGTGGAGGTGATCTTGGGTCGCCAAGTTTTGATCAGATTGTCTGCCCCAGCAGCGTCGCGTGCCCGCTCCGCCTCAGGCTTATTGTTCTGGCTGTCAGGCGGGGACACCTCGTTGAAGTAAGAAAGTTGTTAGGCGTACGCCTAGCCTTCAAGTCATGACACTTCTGATTCGGTTCGTAGAACAAATGCTGTTTTGCGAACGAGGTCGATGATGTCTTCACTTCGTGCACCTGCTCGCAGGATGATGTCGATCCCTGCGAAGACCAGCATCCCAGCCAGTTCTGGATCGTCTGCCATTGCAGAGGCCATTGTCTCGTATTGTGATCGTAGTTCGGCTTCGGTTTTCATTTCTATTTTTCTCCTTCGATTCAATCTGAGGCTAAGTCCAGCATCAGATGAAGTACCTGTTCTACGCCAAGCCTCTTAACTTCGCGGCCAGCGCCTAACCATCCGTAATCATCATTTGGGTTCTGAACGAACCGACGCGTATGGGGCCTGGCAAGAGGATGTACAAGAAGGGACGTGCGCAACGAAAATGTGAACGATCTAGCGGCACTAACCGTCGGACATGTCATCCATCGCGGCTTCTGCGACTTAATCATTGGTGTCAGCCATGCTGGCTCAAACATGTCTGTCAGGCTGAGCCTTGAGGACGCTGAACGACTCGCTGAGCGCCTTCATGGCCTCGTTGAGCAATTGCGATCAGTGCCTGACTCTGCCTCTCCAAACTGAGAAGGCACATGGTCCCCGTGAGCAGGGTTCACGAACTGGGCAATCCATGCGATCATGACAGTTACGGCGGAAAGAGCGCCGAGGAGCCAAACTGCTATGAGAAGCACGATCAACGTGATCTCCAGAGTGCGATCCCGATGATCAGATGAAACGCAATCACCGCAACCGCGCACTCGATTGGGCGCTGGGTTATCGCCGATAGCAATATCCAAGCGGTGAATGCTTCGAAAATCACGATGCCCGTCGCGACCAGCGCGAAGGTTAGCCCCAATGGAATCAGAACCCACTCCTTTCGACTTTCGGGTAGAAGCGCGTAGGTGAGCCAGATGATAAACAGCGAGCAGAGCAAGAGGCTGAAAACCGTCATTGCGCACCCCGCCGCTGCTTGCGCTCCTCTTCATCTTTGTAAAACCGAAACAACGTCGCGCGGCTGATCTGGGCAGATTCGAGAATCTCGCTGGTGGTCATGCCCTGCGCCCGCATGGCTCGGATCGAGCGAGCCTTGGCAGCGTCAACGACTTTCGGGCGTCCGCCGATTCTGCCCCGCTTTCGAGCCGCTGCAAGTCCTGCGTTGACTCGCTCGCGAATGAGGGTTCTCTCATAGTCCGCGAGGCAAGCGAGAATGCTGTAAACAAGCTTCCCACTGGACGTGTTTGTATCGATCTGCTCTGTTAGAGACTTGAGTTCCACTCCTCTGCGTTGAAGTTGCTCGACGACAGAGATGAGATGAGAGAGGCTTCGCCCCAAGCGGTCGAGTCTCCATACAACAAGCGTATCTCCCTCCCGCACGTAGTCGAGCGCTTGCTGGAGGCCTGGCCTGTCGTGCCGTGCTCCACTCATTTGGTCAGAGAAGAGCTTGGAGCAACCAGCAGCACGAAGTGCATCAGTTTGCAGGTCGGTGGATTGATCCGAGGTCGATATGCGCGCGTATCCGATGATAGCCATGGTAATTGTTGTTTGGGAGTATCAAAAACCCCTTAAGTGGAGTTCATTGGGTGGTTGCAAGAGAGACTAGGTATTGAGATTCGGAGGCCCACGCGTTGTTTTTTCAATGGGTCTCAGCAAGCCCCTGTATCCAAAACTGATGTTTTCTATACTTGGCTAGCCGCCCCGAAGAGAAGACAGGACAGATTCGGACATGATCTCCGCGAAGGCGGCGATGGAGTAAGCATCGTCAATGTCGATGTCGCTCTGATCGTTGATCAGCGACTCGTTTTGCGCGGCCAGCTTCCAGAATTCGAGGTCGAACGGATCGTCTGTTCCAATCAGCTCGTGAGATGGGAGTCGCTCCCTTAGCTCGGCGAGAAACCCTCTTTTGTCCAAGAGGTTCATCACCGCATCACGGGTGGTGGAACGTACAAAGCTCTCGATCCACGCTTGGCTGGCGTCATTTCTGCGCGAAATCGCTCGTCGAACGAGGTGCTCGTGATAGGTGCAGATTGCGTCGAGCAGAGTTCGCTCTGGCAGGATGTCAGAGGTTTTCACATCCCATGTAGGGATTGTCTCAA from Armatimonadota bacterium includes:
- a CDS encoding recombinase family protein — translated: MAIIGYARISTSDQSTDLQTDALRAAGCSKLFSDQMSGARHDRPGLQQALDYVREGDTLVVWRLDRLGRSLSHLISVVEQLQRRGVELKSLTEQIDTNTSSGKLVYSILACLADYERTLIRERVNAGLAAARKRGRIGGRPKVVDAAKARSIRAMRAQGMTTSEILESAQISRATLFRFYKDEEERKQRRGAQ